GGCCGGGTCGCGGGCCAGGGCCGGCCGATCCGGGCCGGCGAGCCCGCCCACCTCACGCTCGTCGACCCCGGCGCGACCTGGCGCGTCGAGCCCGCGGCGCTGACGACCGCGAGCGAGAACACCCCGTTCGCCGGCCGCGACCTGCCCGCCCGCGTCCTCGCCACCTTCTACGGCGGCCGGGCCACGGTGCTCGACGGCCGCCCGGTCGACGCACCGCGCGAGGCGGGACACTGATGCCCTACGTCCTTCCCGTGCTGCTGCTCGCGGCGGCCACCGCCCTCATCCTCTCGGCCATGTACCGCAGCTGGCGCCGGCGCGCCCGCGGCGTCGTCGTGACCGACCTGCCCGCGCTGCCGGCCGGGAGCCCCGCCGCCCCCGCAGATCCGCCCGTCGAGGGCGTCTACGTCTCGACGACGATCGCCGGCCGGCCGTGGGAGCGGGTGCTCGCCCAGGGCCTGGGGGCCCGCTCGGCCGTGGACATCCAGGTCCTGCCCGCGCGCGCCGGCCTCCCCGGCGGCGTCCTGCTCACCCGTCGCGGCGCGCGCGACGTCTTCATCCCGGCCGGGACCATCCACGACGTCCATCGCGCCAGCGGCATGATCGGCAAGGTCGTCGACACCGACGGTCTCGTCGTCATCACCTGGCAGGTGGGTGAGACGCTCCTCGACACCGGCCTGCGCACCCGCTACGGCGCCGACCGTGCCCGCCTGCACGACCGCATCCACTCCCTCCTCGTCGCGACCGGCGAGAATGCCAACCCGGAAGGTTAAGGACCCACATGACTGCTGCGCATGACCCAGACGCTGCGGTGCTCGTCCTCGAGGACGGCACCACCTACCGGGGCCGGGCCTACGGCCGACGAGGCACGACCACCGGCGAGGTCGTCTTCACCACCGGGATGAGCGGCTATCAGGAGACCCTGACCGACCCCTCCTACCACCGCCAGATCGTCGTCATGACGGCCCCGCACATCGGCAACACCGGCGTCAACGACGAGGACGCCGAATCCGCCGGCCTGCAGGTCGCCGGACTCGTCGTGCGCGACCCGGCCCGACGCACCTCCAGCTGGCGCGCCACCGGAGACCTCGCGAGCGAACTGACCGAGCAGGGCGTCGTCGGCATCAGCCACCTCGACACCCGGGCGCTCACCCGCAGGCTCCGCGACGCCGGCGTCATGCGCGCCGGGATCTTCTCCGGCGACTCGCTTCCCGCCCACCTGGGCGCCGACGAGAGCGCGGCGCTCCTCGCGACCGTGCTCGCCGAACCGGCCATGGCCGGGGCCGACCTCGCGCGGGAGGTGACGACACCCGAGGCCTACGTGCTCGAACCGAGCGGCTCGTTCGCGGGAACGGAACCCCGCGCCGTCGTCGTCGCGATCGACCTGGGCATGAAGGCGATGACCGCCAAGCGCCTGACCGAGCGCGGCGCCCGCGTGCACGTGCTGCCGGCGGACGCGACCTACGCCGACATCGCCGCCCTCGCACCCGACGGGGTGTTCTACTCCAACGGGCCCGGCGACCCGGCGGCCGCGACCGACGTCGTCGCCACGATCCGCGAGGTGCTCGACGCGAAGACGCCGTTCTTCGGGATCTGCTTCGGCAACCAGCTGCTCGGCCGCGCCCTGGGCTTCGACACCTACAAGCTCACCTTCGGGCACCGGGGGATCAACCAGCCGGTGCAGGACCTGGCCACCGGGAAGGTCGACATCACGAGCCACAACCACGGCTTCGCCGTCGACGTCCCGATCGGTGAGCCGGTCACCGCCCCGCACGACGGCGGCCGGTTCGGCCGGGTCGAGGTGAGCCACATCTGCCTGAACGATCGTGTCGTCGAGGGCATCCGCGCCCTCGATCTGCCCGCGTTCGCCGTTCAATACCACCCCGAGGCCGCGTCGGGACCGAATGACGCTGCCCACCTGTTCGACCAGTTCCTCACCATGATGAAGGGCGCCTGATGCCTCGCCGTACCGATATCTCCAGTGTCCTCGTCATCGGCTCGGGCCCGATCGTCATCGGTCAGGCCGCCGAGTTCGACTACTCCGGCACCCAGGCCTGCCGCGTGCTCCGGGAGGAGGGGATGAGGGTCATCCTCGTCAACTCCAACCCGGCCACGATCATGACCGACCCCGAGTTCGCCGACGCCACGTACGTCGAGCCGATCACCACCGAGGTGCTCGAGGCGATCATCGTCAAGGAGCGCCCCGACGCGCTCCTCGCCACCCTCGGCGGCCAGACCGCCCTGAACGCCGCCGTCGCGCTGCACGAGGCCGGGATCCTCGCGGCGCACGGGGTCGAGCTGATCGGGGCCAACGTCGCCGCGATCCACGCCGGCGAGGACCGGCAGGCGTTCAAGGACATCGTCGAGCGCTGCGGAGCCGAGTCCGCGCGCTCCCGGATCTGCCACAGCATGGCGGACTGCCTCGAGGCCGTCGTCGACCTCAAGTATCCGGTCGTCGTGCGCCCCTCCTTCACCATGGGCGGGCTCGGCTCGGGCATCGCCTACGACGAGGAGGACCTGCACACGATCGCGGGCGCCGGCCTGCACTACTCGCCCACGACCGAGGTGCTCCTCGAGGAGTCGATCCTCGGCTGGAAGGAGTTCGAGCTCGAGCTCATGCGCGACCGCGCCGACAACGTCGTGGTCGTGTGCTCGATCGAGAACGTCGACCCCGTGGGCGTGCACACAGGGGACTCCGTCACGATCGCCCCGGCCCTGACCCTGACCGACCGCGAGTACCAGAACCTGCGAGACATCTCGATCGCGGTCATCCGCGAGGTCGGCGTCGAGACCGGCGGCTGCAACATCCAGTTCGCCATCGAACCGACCACCGGCCGGGTCGTCGTGATCGAGATGAACCCGCGGGTCTCGCGGTCCTCCGCGCTCGCCTCCAAGGCGACCGGCTTCCCGATCGCCAAGCTCGCCGCGATGCTCGCCCTCGGCTACACGATGGACGAGGTCGCCAACGACATCACCGGCTCGACCCCCGCCTCGTTCGAGCCCGCGCTCGACTACATCGTGGCCAAGGTTCCGCGGTTCACGTTCGAGAAGTTCCCGGCCGCGGATCCCACCCTGACGACCACGATGAAGTCGGTGGGGGAGGCGATGGCGCTCGGGCGCAACTACACGGAGGCGCTGCAGAAGGCGCTGCGCTCGATCGACACCCCCGAGGCGAGCTTCCACTGGCGCGGTGACGCGCCCGACGCAGCGGCCACCGCCCGGCTGCTCGAGTCCTCCCGGGTGCCCACTCCGGGCCGCTTCGTCGACCTGCAGCAGGCCATCCGGGGCGGGGCCACGCTCGAGCAGATCCACGACGCCACGTCGATGGACCCCTGGTTCATCGACCAGATGTTCCTCCTGCACGAGGTGGCCACGGCGGTCGCCGCGGCCGACGGGCTCGACGCCGACACCCTTGCCGAGGCGAAGCGTCACGGCTTCTCCGACCGTCAGATCGGCGAGATCCGCGGCATCGGCGAGGCCACGGTGCGGGAGATGCGCCACGCCTACGGCCTTCGGCCGGTGTACAAGACGGTCGACACGTGCGCCGCCGAGTTCGAGGCCCGCACCCCCTACCACTACTCGAGCTACGACTCCGAGACCGAGGTGCGCCCGCGCGAGCGGGAGGCCGTCATCATCCTCGGCTCCGGCCCGAACCGGATCGGCCAGGGGATCGAGTTCGACTACTCCTGCGTGCACGCCACCCTCGCACTGTCGGAGCAGTACGAGACGATCATGATCAACTGCAACCCGGAGACGGTCTCGACCGACTACGACACCTCGGACCGGCTCTACTTCGAGCCGCTCACCTTCGAGGACGTGCTCGAGGTCTACCACGCCGAGCTCGCCGTCGGCCCGATCGCCGGTGTCGTCGTCCAGTTGGGCGGCCAGACCCCGCTCGGGCTCGCCGCCCGGCTGCGGGACGCGGGCGTGCCGATCCTGGGCACGCCGCCCGAGGCGATCGACGCCGCCGAGGACCGCGGCCTCTTCGGCCAGGTGCTCCTCGCCGCCGACCTGCCCGCCCCCGCGTTCGGCACCGCCATCTCCCTGCAGCAGGCGCGCGAGATCGCCGACCGCATCGGCTACCCGGTGCTCGTGCGCCCGTCGTACGTGCTCGGCGGCCGGGGGATGGAGATCGTCTACGACGAACCCCAGCTCACCTCCTACGTGCGGCGGGCCACCGGCACCGTTCGGTCCGATGGCTCCGATGACCACACGGACGCCGACTTCGCCGTGTTCCCCGCCCCCGTGCTCGTCGACCGCTTCCTCGACCAGGCGATCGAGATCGACGTCGACGCGATCTACGACGGCACCGAACTCTTCCTCGGCGGCGTCATGGAGCACATCGAGGAGGCCGGCATCCACTCGGGCGACTCGGCGTGCGTGCTGCCCCCGATCACGCTGTCCACCTCGATGATCCGGCGGATCCGCACCTCCACCGAGGCGATCGCCGCCGGCGTCGGCGTGCGTGGCCTCATCAACATCCAGTTCGCGCTCTCCTCGGACACCCTCTATGTGCTCGAGGCGAATCCGCGCGCGTCGCGAACCGTGCCGTTCGTGTCGAAGGCGACCGGCATCCCGCTCGCCAAGGCCGCGGCCCGAGTCATGGCGGGGGAGTGCATCGCCGACCTGCGCAGCGCCGGAGTCCTGCCGGACCACGACGCCGTCATCGACGACTCGGGCGCCCCGATCGCCGTGAAGGAGTCGGTGCTGCCGTTCAACCGGTTCCGCACCGCCTCCGGACAGGTGGTCGACTCCGTGCTCGGGCCCGAGATGCGTTCCACGGGCGAGGTCATGGGCTTCGACCGGGACTTCCCGCTGGCGTTCGCCAAGTCCCAGGCGGCGGCGTTCGGCGGCCTGCCGACCGGCGGCACGGTCTTCGTGTCCGTCGCCGACCGCGACAAGCGGGCCATCGGCCTGCCCACGAGCCGGCTCGTGGAGCTGGGCTTCAGGATCCTCGCGACCGAGGGGACCGCCTCGGTGCTGCAGCGTCACGGGATCACGGCCGAGGTGGTGCGCAAGGCCTCGGACGGGCCCGGCCCGGACGGCGAGCCCACGATCATCGATCTCATCTCGAGCGATCAGGTCGACATGGTCACGAACACGCCCGGCTCGAAGGGCGCCCGGGCCGACGGCTACGACATCCGCACGGCCACGACCGCGGCGGGGAAGGCGATCTCGACGACCGTGCAGCAGTACACGGCGGCCGTGCAGGCGATCGAGGCGGTCCGCCGCGGCCCGTTCGAGGTCACCTCCCTGCAGGACCACGACCGTGCTCGCGCCGCCCGTGTCGCCCAGGCGGCCCAGTCGGCCCAGGCGACCCAGTCGGCCCAGTCAACCCGGTCGACGACCGTCCCGGCCCGCGCGTGAGCGCCGCGACCGACCGGCCGGGTGGCGGGCGGCCCGGTTTCGGGGTGCGGCTGGGCGCGGCGATGGCCGCGCGCGGTCCGCTGTGCGTGGGCGTCGATCCCCACCCGCAGCTCCTGGCCGCGTGGGGGCTGGCGGACGACGTCGCGGGCCTTCGGGAGTTCTCGCTGCGGGTCGTCGAGGCACTCGGCTCCCGGGTGGCCGCCATCAAGCCGCAGGTTGCGTTCTTCGAGCGGCACGGCAGCGCCGGGATGGCGGTGCTCGAGGAGGTCGTGGCCGCCTGCGCGGCCCTGGACCAGCTGACCATCCTCGATGCGAAGCGGGGCGACATCGGCTCGACCATGGCCGGCTACGCCCACGCCTATCTCCACCCGGACAGCCCGCTCGCGGGGGACGCCGTGACCCTCTCGCCATATCTGGGCTTCGGCTCCCTCGCGCCCGCGATCGAGCTCGCCCGGGAGCACGGGCGCGGGGTCTTCGTGCTCACCCTCACGTCCAATCCCGAGGGTGCCGAGGTCCAGCACGCCCGGGGCGCGGACGGCGCGAGCGTCGCCGGGGCGATCGCCGCCGCGGCGGGGCGACTCAACGCCGGATCACTCGGATCACGCGAATTACCCGAATCACTCGGATCGGGCGAATCGACCGGGGACCCGGCGGGCCGGCTCGGCGACGTCGGCCTCGTCGTCGGCGCCACGCTCGGCCCGGTCGCCGAGCGACTCGGGATCGACCTGGCCGCGGTCGCCGGACCGCTCCTCGCCCCGGGACTCGGGGCGCAGGGCGCCACGGCCGCGGACCTGGCCGCGGCGTTCGGCCCCGCCCGCTCACAGGTACTGGCCAACTCCTCCCGCGCGATCCTGGCCGCCGGCCCGGAGGCCGGCGCACTCCGGGCGGCCGCCGCCCGCACCACCGCCGAGCTGCGCGCGGCGCTGGCGTGAGGGGGACCGCCCGCCGGCCGGGTCGCCCGGGTCCCGGCCCCAGGCCGGCCGGGCGGACGCGGGGATCGGGCCGTGCTAGGTTCGCCTGCATGAGCGTCATCCTGAACACGCCCGCCGCGGCGGAACGAGGTGGTCCGTGGCACTGCCAGAACTGAGCCCCGAACAGCGCGCGGCCGCACTCGAGAAGGCCGCCGCCGCCCGCACCGCGCGGGCCGAGGTGAAGAATCGACTGAAGTACAGCGGGGGACGGATCTCCGAGGTCATCGAGCTCGCCGGGGAGAACGAGGCCGTGAGCCGACTGCGCGTGCTCGCGCTGCTCGAATCCCTGCCCGGAGTGGGCAAGGTCAAGGCACGGGCCATCATGGCCGAGGTGGGTATCGCCGAGTCTCGGCGCGTCCGCGGCCTCGGCCCGCATCAGATCGCCGAGCTGGTGGACCGGTTTGGCTGAGTCCCACCGCAGCCGGCTCACCGTGCTCGCCGGGCCGACCGCCGTGGGCAAGGGCACGGTCTCCGCCGATCTGCGCGCCCGCTTCCCGCGCGTGTGGCTCTCGGTCTCGGCCACGACCCGCGCTCCTCGCCCCGGCGAGGTGGACGGCGTGCACTATCACTTCCTCACCCCGCAGCGCTTCGCCGAGCTCGTCGCCCAGGGGGAGTTCCTCGAGCACGCCATCGTCCACGGTCGCCACCACTACGGCACGCTGCGCCGTCCCGTCGAGGACGTCCTCGGCCGGGGCGGCCTCGCGCTGCTCGAGATCGACCTCCAGGGGGCCCGGCAGGTGCGCCGCACGATGCCCGATGCCCGCTTCGTCTTCCTCGCGCCACCGAGCTGGGAGGAACTCGAGCGCCGGCTCGTGGGTCGCGGCACCGAGGACGCCGAGGAGCGGTCCCGCCGCCTCGCCACGGCCACGATCGAGCTCGCGGCCGAGCCGGAGTTCGACCACACGATCGTCAACGACGAGGTCCACCGCGCGACCGACGAGCTCGTCACCCTCATGGAGGGTGCCTGACCGTCGCCGCCGGTGGCCCGTGTCACCCGAGCGGGCCCGGCCCGGAGCGAGTAGGATGGCCGAGCGCCCAGCGCGCCCACCGACCGAGTTATGAGGTTTTTCATGTCCGGAACCGTCGCCGTGCCCGAAGGCATCACCGACCCGCCGATCGATGATCTGCTCGAGGCCAGTGACTCCAAGTACGCCCTGGTGATCTGGAGCGCCAAGCGCGCCCGCCAGATCAACGCCTACTACGCGCAGCTGAACGAGGGCCTGCTCGAATACGTCGGCCCGCTCGTGGAGACCGAGCCGCAGGAGAAGCCGCTCTCGATCGCGATGCGCGAGATCAACTCCGGGCTGCTCCAGCCGATCACGATCAAGGACTGACGGGCCCGGGCGTGCGGATCGTTCTCGGCGTCGCCGGGGGCATCGCCGCCTATAAGGCCGTGCTCCTGCTGCGACTGCTGCGCGAGGCCGGCCACGAGGTCCGGGTCGTGCCCACGAGCGCCGCCCTCGAGTTCGTCGGAGCCCCCACGTGGGAGGCGCTCTCCGGCCGGCCGGCACGCCCGGACGTCTTCTCCGGGGCGCTCGAGGTGGACCACGTCCGCATCGGCCGCGAGGCGGACCTGGCGATCGTCGCCCCGGCGACCGCGGACCTGCTGGCCCGCGCGGCCGGCGGTCACGCGGACGACCTGCTCTCCTCGACGCTGCTCACCCTCACGGCGCCGGTGCTCATGGCCCCGGCGATGCATACCGAGATGTGGCAGCACCCCGCGACCGCCGCGAACGTCGCGACCCTGCGCGCCCGCGGCATCCACGTCCTCGACCCGGACTCCGGCCGCCTCACGGGCAGCGACACCGGTCCCGGGCGGCTTCCGGAACCCGAGGCCATCATGGCCGCGGCCCTCGCCCTCGTTCCGTCGGCGGCGCGAGCGGGCGAGCCGGGGGCACCGGCCGGACCGCTCGGGGGGCGGACCGTCGCGATCTCCGCGGGCGGGACACGCGAACCGCTCGATCCCGTGCGCTTCCTCGGCAACCGATCCTCCGGCCGGCAGGGTCTCGCCCTGGCCCGGGCCGCGGTCGCGGCCGGTGCCCGGGTGCGGCTGGCCGCGGCGAACGTCGACGCCGGCCTCCTCGCGGGTCTTCCCCGCGGGGTCGAGGTGCGCGCGGTGGAGACCACCGCCGAGCTCGACCGGGCCATGACCGCCTGGGCCGCCGACGCGGACCTGCTCGTCATGGCCGCCGCCGTGGCGGACTACCGCCCCGCCCGCCCGGCCGCCGCCAAGCTGAAGAAGACGGCCGGCCCGCCGACGATCGAACTCGTGCAGAATCCCGACATCCTCGCGGGACTCGTGGCCGGACGTCGCCCCGGCCAGGTGATCGTCGGCTTCGCCGCCGAGACCGGCGACGACGCGGGATCGGTGCTCGAGCACGGCCGCACCAAGGCCCGAAGCAAGGGGGCGGATCTGCTCGCCGTGAACGAGGTCGGTGCGAGCGCCGGCTTCGGCGACGTGCCGAACCGGGTCACCCTCGTGGACTCCTCCGGCCGCGTGCGCGGCGAGGCCCACGGGAGCAAGGACGACGTCGCCGCGGCCCTCCTCGACGTCGCCGCCGCGCTGCTCGCCCCGTCCGTCGACTGAACGCGATCCACCCGTCCACCGGTTGAACGCCGACGGGCCGTCGGCGGTCGCCGTCGGAGCGAGGGGATAGTCTCCCTTGTTGTGACGAATCGAGTGTTCACTTCCGAATCAGTGACCGAGGGCCATCCCGACAAGGTCTGCGACCTCATCTCCGACACCCTGTTGGATGCGCTGCTGGCCGAGGATCCCCGATCCCGGGTGGCGATCGAGACGGTCGCCACGACCGGCCTCGTGCACATCGTCGGCGAGATCAACACGAGGGCCTATATCGAGATCCCGGCGCTCGTGCGGGCCACGATCAACTCGATCGGCTACACCTCCTCCGAGATCGGCTTCGACGGCGACTCCTGCGGAATCTCGCTCTCGATCGGGCAACAGTCCCCGGACATCGCCCGGGGCGTCGACCGCAGCCTCGAGGCACGGCAGGAGGGCGAGGCCGCCGAGGACGCCCTCGACCTGCAGGGGGCCGGCGATCAGGGCCTCATGTTCGGCTATGCGTGCTCCGAGACCCCCGAGCTCATGCCGCTGCCGATCCTGCTCTCGCACCGGCTGGCCGAACGGCTCACCGCCGTGCGCAAGAGCGGCGAGGTCGGCGGGCTGCGACCCGACGGCAAGACCCAGGTGAGCGTGCGCTACGAGGGCGACCGGCCCGTCGCCGTCACCTCGCTGGTCATGTCCTCCCAGCACGACGACGACCCCGCGGTCGTCGCCTCGCTGCGGGAGGCCTTGACCGAGCACGTGCTCACCCCGGTGCTCGAGACCTTCACCGCCCGAACCGACCTCGACGTCTCCGGCCTCGACATCCACGTCAACCCGACCGGCAGCTTCGTCGTCGGCGGGCCGATGGGCGACGCCGGCCTGACCGGCCGCAAGATCATCGTCGACACCTACGGGGGCATGTCCCGGCACGGCGGCGGGGCCTTCTCCGGCAAGGACCCCTCGAAGGTGGACCGGTCCGCGTCCTACGCCCTGCGCTGGGTGGCGAAGAACGTCGTGGCGGCGGGCCTCGCGCGCCGCTGCGAGGTGCAGGTCTCCTACGCGATCGGCATCGCCCACCCGATCTCGCTGTACGTCGAGACCTTCGGCACGCAGACCGTGCCCGTCGAACGGATCGAGCAGGCCGTCGCCGAGGTCTTCGACCTGCGGCCCGCGGCCATCATCCGCGATCTCGACCTGCTCCGGCCGATCTACGCCACGACCTCCAACTACGGCCACTTCGGGCGCGAACTGCCGCAGTTCACGTGGGAGCGGACCGATCGTGTGCACGACCTGCAGACGGCCGTCGGATAGCCGAGACCGCCGGGGAAGTCGGGACACCCGGGATGGTCGGGGGAGCCGGCGACGTGGACGCGCGTTGACGAGGAGGTGAGGAGGATGGCGGTGCCGGAGACGAGCGGCTCCCAGCCGAGCCTGCTCGACCCCGGCGCGATCCTCCCCGGCCGCGCTCCCGCCGAGTTCGTCGGGAGCGCGGCCGTGCTCGTCGACACCCCGGTGCCACACCTCGACCGCACCTTCGACTACGGGATACCGCCCGCGCTGGCCGGCGACGTCCGGGCGGGGATCCGGGTCCGGGTCCGATTCGCCGGGAAGGACCGCGACGGCCTCGTGCTCGCCGTCGGACCCACGACGGCGCAGACCACCGCACCGCTGCGGCGCGTCGTCTCACCCCTGCCGGTACTCACCCCCGACGTGCTCGCCGTGGCCCGGGAGATCGCCGCCCACTACGCCGGCACCCTCGGCGACGTGCTCCGGCTCGCCATCCCGCCCCGGCACGCCCGCACCGAGAAGAGCGTGCGGGCCGAACGGCCGGAATCCGCGCCGGCCGCCGAGCCGGAATCCGCTCGACCGGTCGAGCCCGTCCACCCCCGACCCGCCGGGGATCCCGAGGATCTCCTCGGCCACGCCGGCGCCGAGCTCAGGTCGGCGCGGCTCGCGCGTGCGGACGCCGCCTGGTCCACCTATGGCGGGGGCGGCGCCCTCATCCGGCGGCTCGTCGCCGGCGACGCCCCGCGTGCCGCCTGGTGCGCCGTGCCGTGGCCACGCTCTGTGCCCCCGGCCACTCAGGCCGACCGGGCCGACCAGGCCGACCGGGACACCCCGACGGGCCCCGCCTGGGCCGAGTCCGTCGCCGCGGCCGCGGCCGCCACGGTCACCGGCGGCCGATCGGCGCTCCTGCTCGTGCCCACCGCCACCGAGGTCGACCAGCTCGCCGCCGCGCTCTCGGACTGGGAGCTCGACCACGTCACCCTGACCGCCGAGGCCGGGCCGGCCGCCCGCTATCGCAGCTTTCTCCTCGCCCTGACCGGCCGGGTCCGCATCGTGCTCGGCACCCGCTCCGCCGCCTTCGCGCCGCTGGCCGACCTCGGCCTCGTCGTGTGCTGGGACGACGGCCACGACGCCTACTCCGACCCGCGCGCTCCCTACCCGCACGCGCGGACGATCCTCACCCGCCGCGCCGAGCACTCCGGCGCGGCCGCGCTGTTCGGTGGCTATGCCCGCAGCGTCGAGGCGCAGGAGCTCGTGCACTCCGGGTGGGCGCGGGAGCTCGCGGCGCCCCGGGCGGTGCTGCGGGCCGGCACGGCCCGGATCGTCGCCCCGGACGAATTCGACCTGCAGCGCGAGGGCCGGCCGGCCGGGCCCGCTTTCCCCGCCCCGCCTGGGAGGTGGCCCGCCGCGCCCTCGAGCACGGGCCCGTGCTCGTGCAGGTGCCGCGCGCCGGCTACATCCCGCTCCTCACCTGCGCGCACTGCCGGGAACCGGCGCGCTGTTCGCGCTGCTCCGGCCCGCTCGCCGTCGACGGGCGCGACCCGGCCGGTGCTCCCGGTGCTCCTAGTGCTCCCGGTGCTCGTGTAGACGGGCGCCCCGCGGCGGAGTCCGGGATGCTGCGCTGCCGCTGGTGCGCCCGCCTCGCCGGCACCGGCGACGACGATCCGGCCGGTGACCCCGCGCGCACCGGAGACGACACCCGCACCGATGACGACGGTGCCGGCGGTGCCGGCGGTGACCCGGGGGCCGGAGGCTGGCGTTGCCCCCACTGTCACGGCACCCGGTACCGCGCGAGTCAGGTCGGCAGCGACCGCACGGCGGAGGAACTCGGGCGCGCGTTCCCCGGGACCCCCGTGGTCGTCTCGGGGCGGACGGCGGGCATGGTGGCGGCCGTCGACGGGCGCGCCCGGCTGGTCATCGCCACTCCGGGCGCCGAGCCCGTGGCCGCCGGCGGCTACCGGGCCGCGATCTGCCTCGACGCCGCCCTGCTGACGAACCGGCCGGAGCTCGGCGCCGGCGTGGAGGCGCTGCGACGCTGGCTGCGCGCGGCCGCGCTCGTGCGCCCCGACGGCACGGTCATGGTGCTCGGGCAGGGTGCCCCCGCGGTCGTTCAGGCCCTCGTGCGATGGGATCCGGCGGGATTCGCAGCCCGTGAACTCGCCGAGCGCACCGAGCTGGGATTCCCGCCCGCCACCCGGATGATCGCGGTGACCGGCACGGCGAGCGACCTGCGATCCTTCCGGCGCCATTGCCGCCTCCCGCGTGGGGCCATCGAACTCGGGCCCGTCCCGATCGCGGGCGGCGGGCCCGATCCCGGGCCGGGGGACGGCCTCGTCGCCGCCCACGAGCCGCGGCTGCGGCTGCTGCTGCGGATCGAGCGTTCCCGCGGCGCCGAGCTGAGCGCCGCGGTCGTCGCGGCCCAGGCCGTCCGCAGCGCCCGCAAGGACGGGGCACCCGTGCATGTGCGGGTCGACCCGGACGTAGTGTAGGAGCCGGACACCGAGAATTCCGAGGACACCTGATCACCGGCGAGCACCTCGGAGCACCAGCGAGGATGCGGCACCGACGAGCGAGAGGGACGCGATGAGCAAGGCGAGCGGAACGGGAGCGGTGAGCACCGTCGTCTACGATCTGGGCCAGGTGCTCATCGGCTGGGATCCGAACCGGGTGTGGTCGCGCACGATGAGCCCCGAGCAGATCAGCGAGTTCACCGAGACGATCAACTTCCGTGCGCTCAATCACAGCCTCGACGCGGGGCGCCCGTTCGAGGACGCCCATGCCCAGGTGCGCGCCACGTGGCCCGCGCACGCCCTGCCGCTGCGCCAGTACTGGGACGCCTTCGCCGACTCGCTCACGGGGCCGATCCCCGGGTCCGCCGAGCTCGTGGCCGAACTCCACGCGGCGGGGATCCGGCTGCTCGGGCTGACCAACTGGTCCGCCGAGACGTTCCACCACGCCCGGGAGGCGGCGCCCGCCCTCGGCCTTCTCGAGGACATCCTGGTCTCCGGCCGAGAGGGGGTGGCCAAGCCCGATCCGGCGATCTTCTCGCTGCTCATCGACCGGTTCGGGCTGCGGCCGGCCGAGACCGTCTTCGTCGACGACTCGCTGCCGAATGTCGAGGCCGCCGAGGCCGCCGGTCTGCGCGGCATCCACTTCCGCTCGACCGCCGACCTGCGCCGGCGCCTCGCCGACCTCGGCCTCCCGGTCGATCGCGGGCGCGGCCCGTCCGACGCCCCGCCCCGCACTGCCTAGACTGTCCCGCATGCGTCTGTTGTTCGCGGGCACCCCCGCCGTGGCCGTGCCGGCGCTGGGCGCGCTGCTGGAATCCGAACACGAGGTCGTCGCCGTCCTCACCCGCCCACCCGCGCCCGCGGGGCGGCGACGCACCCTGCGCCCGAGCCCCGTGCACGAGGCCGCAACGGCCGCGGGACTCGAGGTGATCACCGCGACCCGGCCGCACGAGGAGCCGGCGCTCACGCGGCTGCGGGAGCTGGACCTCGACTGCGCCGCGGTCGTGGCCTAC
The window above is part of the Pseudactinotalea sp. HY158 genome. Proteins encoded here:
- the mihF gene encoding integration host factor, actinobacterial type, with translation MALPELSPEQRAAALEKAAAARTARAEVKNRLKYSGGRISEVIELAGENEAVSRLRVLALLESLPGVGKVKARAIMAEVGIAESRRVRGLGPHQIAELVDRFG
- the pyrF gene encoding orotidine-5'-phosphate decarboxylase → MAARGPLCVGVDPHPQLLAAWGLADDVAGLREFSLRVVEALGSRVAAIKPQVAFFERHGSAGMAVLEEVVAACAALDQLTILDAKRGDIGSTMAGYAHAYLHPDSPLAGDAVTLSPYLGFGSLAPAIELAREHGRGVFVLTLTSNPEGAEVQHARGADGASVAGAIAAAAGRLNAGSLGSRELPESLGSGESTGDPAGRLGDVGLVVGATLGPVAERLGIDLAAVAGPLLAPGLGAQGATAADLAAAFGPARSQVLANSSRAILAAGPEAGALRAAAARTTAELRAALA
- the gmk gene encoding guanylate kinase, translating into MAESHRSRLTVLAGPTAVGKGTVSADLRARFPRVWLSVSATTRAPRPGEVDGVHYHFLTPQRFAELVAQGEFLEHAIVHGRHHYGTLRRPVEDVLGRGGLALLEIDLQGARQVRRTMPDARFVFLAPPSWEELERRLVGRGTEDAEERSRRLATATIELAAEPEFDHTIVNDEVHRATDELVTLMEGA
- the carA gene encoding glutamine-hydrolyzing carbamoyl-phosphate synthase small subunit → MTAAHDPDAAVLVLEDGTTYRGRAYGRRGTTTGEVVFTTGMSGYQETLTDPSYHRQIVVMTAPHIGNTGVNDEDAESAGLQVAGLVVRDPARRTSSWRATGDLASELTEQGVVGISHLDTRALTRRLRDAGVMRAGIFSGDSLPAHLGADESAALLATVLAEPAMAGADLAREVTTPEAYVLEPSGSFAGTEPRAVVVAIDLGMKAMTAKRLTERGARVHVLPADATYADIAALAPDGVFYSNGPGDPAAATDVVATIREVLDAKTPFFGICFGNQLLGRALGFDTYKLTFGHRGINQPVQDLATGKVDITSHNHGFAVDVPIGEPVTAPHDGGRFGRVEVSHICLNDRVVEGIRALDLPAFAVQYHPEAASGPNDAAHLFDQFLTMMKGA
- the carB gene encoding carbamoyl-phosphate synthase large subunit; translated protein: MPRRTDISSVLVIGSGPIVIGQAAEFDYSGTQACRVLREEGMRVILVNSNPATIMTDPEFADATYVEPITTEVLEAIIVKERPDALLATLGGQTALNAAVALHEAGILAAHGVELIGANVAAIHAGEDRQAFKDIVERCGAESARSRICHSMADCLEAVVDLKYPVVVRPSFTMGGLGSGIAYDEEDLHTIAGAGLHYSPTTEVLLEESILGWKEFELELMRDRADNVVVVCSIENVDPVGVHTGDSVTIAPALTLTDREYQNLRDISIAVIREVGVETGGCNIQFAIEPTTGRVVVIEMNPRVSRSSALASKATGFPIAKLAAMLALGYTMDEVANDITGSTPASFEPALDYIVAKVPRFTFEKFPAADPTLTTTMKSVGEAMALGRNYTEALQKALRSIDTPEASFHWRGDAPDAAATARLLESSRVPTPGRFVDLQQAIRGGATLEQIHDATSMDPWFIDQMFLLHEVATAVAAADGLDADTLAEAKRHGFSDRQIGEIRGIGEATVREMRHAYGLRPVYKTVDTCAAEFEARTPYHYSSYDSETEVRPREREAVIILGSGPNRIGQGIEFDYSCVHATLALSEQYETIMINCNPETVSTDYDTSDRLYFEPLTFEDVLEVYHAELAVGPIAGVVVQLGGQTPLGLAARLRDAGVPILGTPPEAIDAAEDRGLFGQVLLAADLPAPAFGTAISLQQAREIADRIGYPVLVRPSYVLGGRGMEIVYDEPQLTSYVRRATGTVRSDGSDDHTDADFAVFPAPVLVDRFLDQAIEIDVDAIYDGTELFLGGVMEHIEEAGIHSGDSACVLPPITLSTSMIRRIRTSTEAIAAGVGVRGLINIQFALSSDTLYVLEANPRASRTVPFVSKATGIPLAKAAARVMAGECIADLRSAGVLPDHDAVIDDSGAPIAVKESVLPFNRFRTASGQVVDSVLGPEMRSTGEVMGFDRDFPLAFAKSQAAAFGGLPTGGTVFVSVADRDKRAIGLPTSRLVELGFRILATEGTASVLQRHGITAEVVRKASDGPGPDGEPTIIDLISSDQVDMVTNTPGSKGARADGYDIRTATTAAGKAISTTVQQYTAAVQAIEAVRRGPFEVTSLQDHDRARAARVAQAAQSAQATQSAQSTRSTTVPARA